A section of the Gemmatimonadaceae bacterium genome encodes:
- the mutM gene encoding bifunctional DNA-formamidopyrimidine glycosylase/DNA-(apurinic or apyrimidinic site) lyase, whose product MPELPETETIARDLDQEVAGRRIERVVVRRADVLRESSPGRFVRRVTGATIERCWRRAKLVVMSLSSGEHLVVQPRFTGALLIDDGTLAADERRYSTVAFTLDDGRTLHYRDIRRLGTVTLMSRARFHEYTASLGVEPLDRAFTAEHLSALLAGRRQSIKKTLMDQRVVAGIGNIYANEALWRAGIDPSRAAGSIASDEATALREEIVDVLRESIAARGTSFRDYRDARGERGRFVEKLAVYGRAGERCSRCGARLIETHAIDGRSTVFCARCQK is encoded by the coding sequence GTGCCCGAGCTTCCCGAGACTGAAACGATCGCCCGCGACCTCGACCAAGAGGTCGCGGGCCGGCGGATAGAACGGGTCGTCGTGCGACGAGCCGACGTCCTGCGCGAGAGCTCGCCCGGCCGGTTCGTCCGCCGAGTCACGGGCGCCACGATCGAGCGGTGCTGGCGGCGCGCCAAGTTGGTCGTGATGTCGCTGTCGTCCGGCGAACACCTCGTCGTCCAGCCGAGATTCACCGGCGCGCTGCTGATCGACGACGGAACTCTGGCCGCCGACGAACGCCGCTATTCGACGGTGGCGTTCACGCTCGACGACGGGCGCACGCTCCACTACCGGGACATCCGCCGCCTCGGCACGGTGACCCTGATGTCGCGGGCGCGATTCCACGAATACACGGCTTCGCTCGGCGTCGAGCCACTTGACCGCGCGTTCACCGCCGAGCATCTATCGGCCCTCCTCGCGGGCCGCCGTCAATCGATCAAAAAAACGTTGATGGATCAGCGCGTCGTCGCCGGCATCGGCAACATCTACGCGAACGAAGCACTCTGGCGGGCGGGTATCGACCCGTCGCGCGCCGCGGGCTCGATCGCGAGCGACGAGGCAACCGCGCTCCGCGAAGAGATCGTGGATGTGCTGCGTGAGTCGATCGCGGCGCGTGGCACGAGCTTCCGGGACTATCGCGACGCCCGCGGAGAGCGCGGCCGCTTCGTCGAGAAGCTCGCCGTGTACGGACGCGCCGGCGAGCGGTGCTCGCGCTGCGGCGCGCGGTTGATCGAGACGCACGCGATCGACGGCCGGTCGACCGTTTTCT